GTCCTGGACATCCTGCGCGGTGGCATCGACTCGGCGCTGATGGGCCTCGGGCTCTCGTCGATCCACGACCTGCGTCCCGATGACATTTTGATCCCGGACGGCTTCACCCGGGCATTGGGCGTGGGCTGAGGCGGATTGCGCGACTTGTACCACAGACTTCGACGGCGCGAAAGAGGCTGAAACGCCTAACGAAAATCGGGTCTTGAATAGGTGATACGGGCGTGGCAGTCGTGGCGAACGAGCACTGATTTTTTCCGCCAATCAAGAGGGTTGAAAAATTTTTGAATTGGTAGGGCAACAATTGGTGCACGCCAGGTTAATTCGTCCTACCATCGGCAAGTGCCAATGCTCGGCGGACTGGGAAGTGCGACGTCTAGTCAGCTATTGATATCCACCCCGTCGTCAATTTTGATTCCGTTGGGTTCCACCGAACAGCATGGCCCGCACCTGCCGTTGGACACCGACACCCGAATCGCGACCGCCGTCGCCGGCGCGATCGGTGCCCGCCTCGACTGGCCGGTGGCGCCCGCGATCGCCTACGGCGCCAGCGGCGAGCACCAGAGTTTCGCCGGAACGATCTCGATCGGCACCGAGGCTCTGGCCGCCCTGCTGGTCGAGTACGGGCGCTCGGCCACCGGCTGGACGCGGCGCCTGGTCTTCGTCAACGGCCATGGCGGCAATGTCGCAGCCCTGACCCACGCGGTCAGCTTGTTGCGGTCCGAAGGCCGCGACGCCGGCTGGTGCCCGTGTGTGTCCGGCGGCGGCGACGCGCATGCCGGTCACACCGAAACTTCGGTCCTACTGCACATTTCACCGGAGGCCGTCCGCACCGAGCGGATCCGGGCGGGCAACGACGCGCCACTGCGCGAGTTACTACCGGCGATGCGCCGGGGCGGGGTGGCGGCAGTGAGCGACATCGGCGTGCTGGGGGACCCCACCACGGCCACCGCGGTCGAGGGGAGGCGGATCTTTGCTGAGATGGTCGACGACGGTATCGGTCGTATCGCCCGGTGGCGGCCCGGGGCCGACGGGATGTTGACATGACACAAACCCGACTGCCGAACGGGTTTGCGGTGCAGGTCGATCGTCGCGTGCGGGTACTCGGCGACGGCAAGGCCCTGCTCGGTGGCTCACCGACCCGGTTACTGCGGTTGGCGCCCGCCGCGCAGAGCATGCTGTGCGACGGCCGCCTGCAAGTCCAGGACGAGGTCAGCGCCCAGCTGGCCCGCACCCTGCTCGACGCGACGGTAGCCCATCCACGGCCGGCCACCGGTCCGTCACACCGCGACGTCACCGTCGTTATTCCGGTGCGCGACAACGTAATCGGCGTGCGCCGGCTGGTGGAATCACTGCGCGGCCTGCGGGTCATCGTGGTGGACGACGGCTCGGTGCGCCCGGTGGAACTCGACGATTTCGCCGGCGTCTACTGTGACGTCGAAGTTCTGCACCACCCCCGCAGCAGGGGCCCGGCGGCCGCCCGCAACACCGGCCTGGCCGCCTGCACCACCGACTTCGTCGCGTTCCTGGACTCGGATGTGGCGCCGCGACGCGGGTGGCTGGAGGCCCTGCTCGGCCACTTCTGCGATCCCACTGTCGCGCTGGTGGCGCCGCGCATCGTCGGCCTGATGCCGACCGAGAATGTGATTGCCCGCTACGAGGCCGTGCACTCGTCGCTCGACCTGGGCCTGCGGGAGGCGCCGGTACTGCCGCACAGCACGGTGTCCTATGTGCCCAGCGCCGCGATCGTCTGCCGCACCTCGGCGATCCGCGGGGTGGGTGGCTTCGACGAGACACTGCACTCCGGAGAAGACGTCGACTTGTGTTGGCGGCTGGTGGAAGCCGGTGCCCGGTTGCGCTACGAACCGATCGCGCGGGTCGCGCACGACCATCGGACCGAATTGCGGGACTGGATCGCCCGTAAGGCCTTCTACGGTGGTTCGGCGGCACCGCTGTCGGTGCGGCACCCCGACAAGACCGCACCGGTGGTCATCTCCGGGTGGGCATTGATGGCCTGGATCCTGATGTCGCTCGGGACCGGACTGGCCCAGCTGGCCTCGATAATGGTGGCGCTGGTCACCGGTCGGCGCATCGCCAAGGCGATGCGCAGCGCCGAGACGTCACTGTGGGATGTGATCGTGGTCGCCACCCGGGGGTTGTGGTCGGCCGCGCTGCAACTGGCGTCGGCGCTGTGTCGGCATTACTGGCCGGTGGCGCTGATCGCGGCGATCGTGTCCCGGCACTTCAGGCGGGTCGTGGTGGTCGCGGCGGTGGTGGACGGTGTGGCGGATTGGCTGCGCCGGCGCGATGCGGCGGAGGACGACGCCGAACCGATCGGATTGCTGACCTTCCTGTTGCTCAAGCGGGTCGACGATCTGGCCTACGGAATCGGCTTGTGGTACGGGGTGCTGCGGGAACGCAACCTCAGCGCGCTCAAGCCGCAGATCCGGACGTAGCGGCCGGCTTGTCCGCGGTCGCCGGGCACAGCGACGTCTTGGTCGTCGGCGCCGGAAGCGCTGGTTCGGTTGTTGCCGAACGTCTTTCCACCGACCCCAGCCGCACCGTGCGGGTTCTGGAAGCCGGGCCCGGATTGTCCGATGCCGCCCTGTTGGCCCGCACCCGCAACGGGCTGCAACTGCCGATCGGGTCGGGCAGCCCGCTGGCCGAGCGTTATCTGACGACGCTGACCGATCATCCGGTGCACCGGATGCCGATCGTGCGGGGCACCACGTTGGGCGGTTCCGGCGCCGTCAACGGCGGCTACTTCTGCCGGGGCCTACCCGGCGACTTCGACGGGCTCGGGCTGCCGGGTTGGGCGTGGTCCGACGTGCTGGAGCATTTCCGTGCCATCGAGACCGACCTCGATTTCGACACTGCCGTGCACGGTGGCAGCGGGCCCATCGCGGTTCGGCGGACGTCGGAGTTCACCGGTACCTCCGATGCGTTCGTCGCAGCTGCCGAGCGTGCCGGATTCAGCTGGCTGCCGGACCTCAATGATGTTGGGCCGCAGCTACCTTCGGGTATCGGCGCGGTGCCGCTGAACATCGTCGACGGCGTGCGTACCGGCCCTGGGGCGGCCTTTCTGTTGCCGGCGCTGCGGCGCCCCAATCTGACCCTGTCGGAGCGCACCCGCGCCCTGCGGTTGTGCTTCTCCGGCGTCACCGTGGCGGGGGTCGATGCGGTCGGTCCGGACGGCCCCGTGGTTTTTACTGCTGATCGAATCGTATTGTGCGCGGGCGCGATTCGATCGGCGCAGTTGCTGATGCTGTCGGGGGTGGGGCAGGAGGCGATGCTGCGGGAGGCCGGGGTCGACGTGCGCGCGACGTTGCCGGTCGGTGCCCGGTGCAGCGATCATCCGGAATGGGTGATGCCCACCGACTGGAACGTGGCAGTGGATCGGCCGGTGCTGGAGGTGGTGCTGACCACCGCTGACGGCATCGAGATTCGGCCGTACACCGGCGGTTTCGTGGCGATGACCGGTGATGGCAGTGCCGGGCACCGGGACTGGCCGCATGTCGGTGTTGCGCTGATGCGGCCGCGGTCGCGCGGACGGATCACCCTGACCTCAGCGGATCCCGGTGTGCCGCCCCGGATCGAACATCGCTACGACAGCGAACCCGGTGACGTCGCAGACCTGCAGGCGGGTGTCGAGCTGGCTCGCGAATTATGCGGTACCGCAACGCATATCGGACCGTCGGCTTGGTCGACGTCGCAGCACCTGTGCGGCAGCGCCCCGATGGGCCGCACGGGTGATTCAAATGCTGTCGTCGACAATAAGTGTCGCGTTGTCGGCTTCGAAAACCTCTGGGTGATAGACGGTTCCGTGCTGCCGGTGGTCCCCAGCCGCGGGCCGCACGCCACCATCGTGATGCTTGCGCACCGTGCGGCGGAATTCGTTCAGGAGTAAATCTCGCCAAAGCGCGCGGCGGTCGGAAAATCAGCCGCTAGCAGCCGAGCTCTCGTAGATCGTTCCGACGCGTCCGGTCGAGGATGTGGTGGTCGCGGGTACCGCCCGTGCCGCCAGCGGAGCCGGCAGCGCCGAGACCGCTGACGCCTGAGTGTCCACTTCGACGACCTGCGCGGCGCCGGCCTGCAGCGACGGGATCGGTTGACGCGTCACCGACCCCACCGATCCCGCCGCTACTGCCGACCCCGGCGAACCCACCGACCCGAGCTGGGTGGCCGGTGTTGTCGCAGGGCCCCCCGGCCCCAACGGTCCAACAAGTGCCGTCGGCGTTGGTGCGCCGGCGGCGGGCGCCACCTGGGCGCCGTGACTGAGTACCGAGCGTCCCAGCGTCGGCGCAGGCAGGGCCGCGTCGGTCTGGATGCTTGCGACGTTCGTCGCTTCGCTCAGGCCGTACTGCTGAGCGCCGAGAC
The nucleotide sequence above comes from Mycobacterium kiyosense. Encoded proteins:
- the mftF gene encoding putative mycofactocin biosynthesis glycosyltransferase MftF, with amino-acid sequence MTQTRLPNGFAVQVDRRVRVLGDGKALLGGSPTRLLRLAPAAQSMLCDGRLQVQDEVSAQLARTLLDATVAHPRPATGPSHRDVTVVIPVRDNVIGVRRLVESLRGLRVIVVDDGSVRPVELDDFAGVYCDVEVLHHPRSRGPAAARNTGLAACTTDFVAFLDSDVAPRRGWLEALLGHFCDPTVALVAPRIVGLMPTENVIARYEAVHSSLDLGLREAPVLPHSTVSYVPSAAIVCRTSAIRGVGGFDETLHSGEDVDLCWRLVEAGARLRYEPIARVAHDHRTELRDWIARKAFYGGSAAPLSVRHPDKTAPVVISGWALMAWILMSLGTGLAQLASIMVALVTGRRIAKAMRSAETSLWDVIVVATRGLWSAALQLASALCRHYWPVALIAAIVSRHFRRVVVVAAVVDGVADWLRRRDAAEDDAEPIGLLTFLLLKRVDDLAYGIGLWYGVLRERNLSALKPQIRT
- a CDS encoding dehydrogenase encodes the protein MSAVAGHSDVLVVGAGSAGSVVAERLSTDPSRTVRVLEAGPGLSDAALLARTRNGLQLPIGSGSPLAERYLTTLTDHPVHRMPIVRGTTLGGSGAVNGGYFCRGLPGDFDGLGLPGWAWSDVLEHFRAIETDLDFDTAVHGGSGPIAVRRTSEFTGTSDAFVAAAERAGFSWLPDLNDVGPQLPSGIGAVPLNIVDGVRTGPGAAFLLPALRRPNLTLSERTRALRLCFSGVTVAGVDAVGPDGPVVFTADRIVLCAGAIRSAQLLMLSGVGQEAMLREAGVDVRATLPVGARCSDHPEWVMPTDWNVAVDRPVLEVVLTTADGIEIRPYTGGFVAMTGDGSAGHRDWPHVGVALMRPRSRGRITLTSADPGVPPRIEHRYDSEPGDVADLQAGVELARELCGTATHIGPSAWSTSQHLCGSAPMGRTGDSNAVVDNKCRVVGFENLWVIDGSVLPVVPSRGPHATIVMLAHRAAEFVQE
- the mftE gene encoding putative mycofactocin system creatinine amidohydrolase family protein MftE; this translates as MGSTEQHGPHLPLDTDTRIATAVAGAIGARLDWPVAPAIAYGASGEHQSFAGTISIGTEALAALLVEYGRSATGWTRRLVFVNGHGGNVAALTHAVSLLRSEGRDAGWCPCVSGGGDAHAGHTETSVLLHISPEAVRTERIRAGNDAPLRELLPAMRRGGVAAVSDIGVLGDPTTATAVEGRRIFAEMVDDGIGRIARWRPGADGMLT